A window of the Polaribacter batillariae genome harbors these coding sequences:
- a CDS encoding ABC transporter permease — protein MNYELFIAKRIIAGKKYKNSISSPIIKIAITAISLGIAVMLIAVAIASGFQGKIRDKIAGFKGHVQIVNYDNNNSDVSTTPIDIHQDFYPEFKDIKGIKNVQIFANKAGILRTKTDFEGIIFKGVSSDYDWTFFEEYIIEGKLPDFNQPRTRDVLLSKTIVDRLQLKLNDTINATFLKTSTSKLPTNKKYVITGIYNTGFAQFDKNMMIGDIREVQKLNKWTENQVGGFEVLLDNFDEIKEKGDEIYSKTGATLNSKTIIEMNQTVFDWIKLFDNNVWVIIVIMIFVAGINMITALLVLILERVQMIGILKALGSTNTSVRKVFLYNASYLILKGLFWGNIIGLVIIGIQYFFEIITLNPETYYVSVMPVYISLKAIILLNLGTLLMCFLMLIIPSYIITKINPSKSIKFA, from the coding sequence TTGAATTACGAGTTATTTATTGCAAAACGCATTATCGCTGGCAAAAAGTATAAAAATAGCATTTCGTCGCCAATAATAAAAATTGCAATCACTGCAATTTCATTAGGAATTGCGGTAATGTTAATTGCTGTGGCAATCGCCTCTGGCTTTCAGGGGAAAATTCGCGATAAAATTGCGGGTTTTAAAGGGCATGTTCAAATTGTGAATTATGATAATAATAATTCCGACGTTTCTACTACGCCTATTGATATTCATCAAGATTTTTATCCAGAATTTAAAGATATAAAAGGCATAAAAAATGTACAAATATTTGCAAACAAAGCAGGTATTCTAAGAACAAAAACCGATTTTGAAGGCATTATTTTTAAAGGAGTTTCATCTGATTACGATTGGACTTTTTTCGAAGAATACATAATTGAGGGAAAATTACCAGATTTTAACCAACCAAGAACAAGAGATGTGTTATTATCGAAAACCATTGTAGATCGATTGCAATTAAAACTGAATGATACAATTAACGCGACATTTTTAAAAACATCTACAAGTAAATTGCCTACCAATAAAAAATATGTAATTACAGGAATTTACAACACTGGTTTTGCGCAATTTGATAAAAATATGATGATTGGCGATATTAGAGAAGTGCAAAAACTAAATAAATGGACCGAAAATCAGGTTGGTGGTTTTGAGGTTTTACTCGATAATTTCGATGAAATTAAAGAAAAAGGAGACGAAATTTATAGTAAAACTGGTGCTACTTTAAATAGCAAAACCATTATAGAGATGAACCAAACTGTTTTCGATTGGATTAAATTGTTCGATAATAATGTTTGGGTAATTATTGTTATTATGATTTTTGTTGCAGGCATAAATATGATTACTGCATTACTGGTTCTAATTCTAGAACGCGTGCAAATGATAGGCATTTTAAAAGCCTTAGGAAGCACAAATACAAGTGTTCGAAAAGTGTTTTTATACAATGCTTCGTACCTTATTTTAAAAGGACTTTTCTGGGGAAATATCATTGGATTGGTCATCATTGGAATTCAGTATTTTTTCGAAATAATTACTTTAAATCCAGAAACTTATTATGTAAGTGTTATGCCAGTTTATATTTCTTTAAAAGCAATTATTTTGTTAAATTTAGGAACACTTTTAATGTGCTTTTTAATGCTAATCATTCCTTCTTATATTATTACAAAAATAAACCCATCAAAATCGATTAAGTTTGCTTAA
- a CDS encoding pyridoxal-phosphate dependent enzyme: MKYAKNILETIGNTPLVQLNSVTKEVEALVLAKVETFNPGNSVKDRMALKMIEDAEADGRLQPGGTIIEGTSGNTGMGLALAAIVKGYQCIFVISDKQSKEKMDILRAVGAEVIVCPTNVDPEDPRSYYSVSKRLGAETPNSWYVNQYDNPSNAIAHYEQTGPEIWEQTDGKITHFVVGVGTGGTVSGVAKYLKEKNPNIKIWGVDTYGSVFKKYHETGIFDENEIYPYITEGIGEDILPKNVDFSLIDGFTKVTDKDAAVYTRKIAKEEGIFVGNSAGSAIKGLLQLKEHFTKDDVVVVLFHDHGSRYVGKMFNDDWMRDRGFLEEDIKTAADLVKTNEKRELISVQTEELVSHAIERMRDFKISQIPVKDINGFVGSIDESVLLHNFIANKNIADKPIKEIMGKPYPIVKKSAKIDAISKLITKENQAVLVDLENGNHHIITKYDIISAM; this comes from the coding sequence ATGAAATACGCAAAAAATATATTAGAAACCATTGGAAATACACCTTTGGTACAGTTAAATTCGGTTACAAAAGAAGTAGAGGCTTTGGTGCTGGCGAAAGTAGAAACGTTTAATCCTGGGAATTCTGTAAAAGATAGAATGGCGTTAAAAATGATTGAAGACGCAGAAGCAGATGGACGTTTACAACCAGGAGGAACCATTATCGAAGGTACGTCTGGAAACACAGGAATGGGTTTGGCTTTGGCTGCCATTGTTAAAGGTTACCAATGTATTTTTGTAATATCGGACAAGCAATCGAAAGAAAAAATGGATATTTTACGGGCAGTTGGTGCAGAGGTAATTGTGTGTCCAACAAACGTAGATCCAGAAGATCCGCGTTCTTATTATTCGGTTTCGAAACGTTTGGGAGCAGAAACACCAAATTCTTGGTATGTAAATCAGTACGACAACCCAAGTAACGCTATTGCACATTACGAACAAACGGGTCCAGAAATTTGGGAACAAACCGATGGAAAAATTACTCATTTTGTGGTGGGTGTTGGAACTGGAGGAACGGTTTCTGGCGTTGCAAAATACTTGAAAGAGAAAAACCCGAATATTAAAATTTGGGGCGTAGATACCTATGGTTCTGTGTTTAAAAAATACCATGAAACGGGTATTTTTGATGAGAATGAAATTTACCCATACATTACAGAAGGAATTGGAGAAGATATTTTACCCAAAAATGTCGATTTTTCTTTAATTGACGGTTTTACCAAAGTTACCGATAAAGATGCAGCTGTTTACACCAGAAAAATTGCCAAAGAAGAAGGAATTTTTGTGGGGAATTCTGCAGGTTCTGCCATCAAAGGATTGTTACAACTAAAAGAACACTTTACAAAAGACGATGTGGTGGTTGTATTGTTTCACGATCATGGAAGCAGATATGTAGGTAAAATGTTTAACGACGATTGGATGCGTGACAGAGGTTTCTTAGAAGAAGATATTAAAACTGCTGCAGATTTGGTAAAAACTAACGAAAAAAGAGAGCTAATTTCGGTACAAACAGAAGAACTGGTTTCGCATGCCATTGAAAGAATGCGCGATTTTAAAATTTCGCAAATTCCTGTAAAAGACATCAACGGTTTTGTGGGTTCTATAGACGAATCTGTTTTATTACATAATTTTATTGCCAATAAAAATATTGCAGACAAGCCTATTAAAGAAATTATGGGAAAACCGTATCCAATTGTAAAAAAATCTGCAAAAATCGATGCGATTTCTAAATTGATAACCAAAGAGAATCAAGCCGTTTTGGTAGATTTAGAAAACGGAAATCACCATATTATTACGAAGTACGATATTATAAGTGCGATGTAA